In Arthrobacter sp. QXT-31, one genomic interval encodes:
- the pdxT gene encoding pyridoxal 5'-phosphate synthase glutaminase subunit PdxT has protein sequence MTNSLSSALPRPADVPEKPGAGLRIGVLALQGDFREHLRAVETAGAAGVGVRRPAELDGLDGLIIPGGESTAIDKLARAFDLAEPLRQRIAEGLPVYGSCAGMILLAHDIADPAADLAGNPQQTFGGLDITVRRNAFGRQRESFETDLDFKGLEFSATEQGVAPVHAVFIRGPWVERVGPGVEVLAQVEPADPEHASHAADLQGTARIVAVRSGQLLATSFHPEVTGEKRVHELFIRMIRGEA, from the coding sequence ATGACCAATTCCCTTTCCAGCGCCCTTCCGCGCCCGGCCGACGTGCCCGAAAAACCCGGGGCTGGCCTGCGCATCGGTGTTCTGGCGCTCCAGGGCGACTTCCGTGAGCACCTGCGCGCGGTGGAGACCGCCGGCGCCGCCGGGGTGGGTGTCCGCCGCCCCGCGGAGCTCGACGGACTCGACGGGCTCATCATTCCCGGCGGCGAGTCAACGGCCATCGACAAGCTGGCCCGCGCCTTCGACCTCGCCGAACCGCTGCGGCAGCGCATCGCCGAAGGCCTGCCGGTGTACGGCTCCTGCGCGGGCATGATCCTGCTGGCGCACGACATCGCCGACCCCGCCGCCGACCTCGCGGGCAATCCCCAGCAGACGTTCGGCGGCCTGGATATCACTGTGCGCCGCAACGCCTTCGGCCGGCAGCGCGAGTCTTTCGAAACCGACCTCGACTTCAAGGGCCTGGAATTCAGCGCCACCGAACAGGGCGTGGCGCCGGTTCACGCGGTGTTCATCCGGGGCCCCTGGGTGGAACGCGTGGGACCCGGCGTTGAGGTTCTGGCCCAGGTGGAACCCGCCGACCCGGAGCACGCCTCCCACGCGGCCGACCTGCAGGGGACGGCTAGAATTGTTGCAGTGCGTTCAGGCCAGCTGCTGGCCACCTCCTTCCATCCGGAAGTGACGGGCGAGAAGCGCGTGCATGAACTTTTTATCCGCATGATCAGAGGAGAAGCGTAA
- a CDS encoding YebC/PmpR family DNA-binding transcriptional regulator has protein sequence MSGHSKWATTKHKKAVIDARRAKSFAKLIKNIEVAARMGGPDLSGNPGLELAVTKAKKTSVPNDNIDRAIKRGAGLTGEVVDYTEIMYECRGPQGSALLIECLTDNKNRAASEVRLAISRNGGTIADPGSVSYLFTRKGVVTLPKNDLTEDDVLMAVLDAGAEEVKDNGDTFEIHSEPKDLQAVRDALKEAEIEYDTDEAEFVPSMEVPLDLDAAKKFMKLVDALEDLDDVQNVYSNADLSDEVQAALEAE, from the coding sequence ATGTCAGGCCACTCCAAATGGGCAACGACCAAGCACAAGAAAGCCGTCATCGACGCCCGCCGTGCAAAGTCGTTTGCCAAGCTGATCAAGAACATTGAAGTCGCGGCGCGCATGGGCGGTCCCGACCTCTCCGGCAACCCCGGACTCGAACTTGCGGTCACGAAGGCCAAGAAGACGTCTGTTCCCAACGACAACATCGACCGCGCTATCAAGCGCGGTGCCGGGCTCACCGGTGAAGTCGTTGACTACACGGAGATCATGTACGAATGCCGCGGGCCGCAGGGCTCCGCGCTGCTGATCGAGTGCCTTACCGACAACAAGAACCGCGCGGCATCCGAAGTCCGGCTGGCCATCTCCCGCAACGGCGGCACCATCGCCGACCCCGGCTCCGTCAGCTACCTGTTCACCCGCAAGGGCGTTGTGACGCTGCCCAAGAACGACCTCACCGAGGACGACGTCCTGATGGCGGTGCTGGATGCCGGTGCCGAAGAGGTCAAGGACAACGGGGACACCTTCGAGATCCACTCGGAGCCGAAGGACCTGCAGGCCGTCCGCGACGCGCTTAAGGAAGCCGAGATCGAATATGACACCGACGAGGCCGAGTTCGTGCCCTCCATGGAGGTGCCGCTGGATCTGGACGCCGCCAAGAAGTTCATGAAGCTCGTGGACGCCCTTGAGGACCTCGACGACGTCCAGAACGTCTACAGCAACGCTGACCTCAGCGACGAAGTTCAGGCAGCCCTGGAAGCCGAGTGA
- a CDS encoding Mur ligase family protein, giving the protein MFSLSVPLGKFVRRVSRLRGGGSAFPGLVVEKIDPGFMQRTLSTLPHGVAVVSGTNGKTTTTKMVVELLESQGLKVFTNRTGSNFTRGVAAALLGDVDWRGRLDADIAVLELDEAHAVHFVNRVPPRYSLLLNVLRDQLDRFGEIDKTAQLLQHIAAKTTGTVVLNREDPRVARIADTLHGPEVRYFGLDDSLLGTFPSDDELRAGPGSPAPAVPERPQGDVVLRRVGADDADFEYDGVTVTTGMKLRGVYNIFNAAAALALARSICGGGAATPDHETLLKALSEVAPAFGRGESLTVDGLPLDLVLVKNPSGFRLGLKSFPSGGYATMIAINDNYADGRDMSWLWDVDFDTLRADGVDQVTGSRAYDMALRLQYDEVQIGDVNTDIPAALADFIRKGKGKPKRVFCTYTSMLAIRRELSKITTVEVVS; this is encoded by the coding sequence ATGTTTTCCCTCAGCGTTCCGCTCGGCAAGTTCGTCCGCCGGGTTTCCCGGCTCAGGGGCGGAGGCTCTGCATTCCCCGGTTTGGTGGTCGAAAAAATCGATCCCGGCTTCATGCAGCGGACCCTGTCCACCCTTCCCCACGGCGTGGCCGTCGTCAGCGGCACCAACGGCAAGACCACCACCACCAAGATGGTGGTGGAGCTGCTGGAAAGCCAGGGTTTGAAAGTGTTCACGAACCGGACGGGAAGCAACTTCACCCGGGGTGTGGCCGCCGCCCTGCTCGGCGACGTCGACTGGCGGGGACGGCTCGACGCCGATATCGCCGTGCTGGAGCTGGACGAGGCCCACGCCGTGCACTTCGTCAACCGCGTGCCTCCGCGCTACAGCCTCCTGCTGAACGTGCTCCGTGACCAGCTGGACCGCTTCGGGGAAATCGACAAGACCGCCCAGCTCCTCCAGCACATCGCCGCGAAGACGACCGGGACCGTGGTCCTGAACCGTGAGGACCCGCGGGTGGCACGGATCGCCGATACCCTGCACGGCCCCGAGGTCCGCTATTTTGGGCTCGACGATTCCCTGCTGGGCACCTTCCCCAGCGACGACGAGCTGCGCGCCGGGCCGGGCAGCCCGGCACCTGCGGTGCCGGAACGCCCGCAGGGTGACGTCGTCCTCCGCCGCGTGGGCGCCGATGACGCGGATTTTGAGTACGACGGCGTCACTGTCACCACCGGGATGAAGCTCCGCGGCGTCTACAACATCTTCAACGCCGCTGCCGCGCTGGCCCTCGCCCGCAGCATCTGCGGCGGCGGCGCCGCCACGCCGGATCATGAAACCCTGCTGAAGGCCCTGTCCGAGGTGGCACCGGCCTTCGGACGCGGCGAGAGCCTCACCGTGGACGGGCTCCCGCTGGACCTGGTCCTGGTCAAGAACCCGAGCGGCTTCCGGCTGGGCCTGAAGTCGTTCCCCTCCGGCGGCTACGCCACCATGATCGCCATCAACGACAACTACGCCGACGGCCGTGACATGTCCTGGCTGTGGGACGTGGACTTCGACACCCTGCGGGCGGATGGCGTCGACCAGGTCACCGGTTCCCGGGCGTACGACATGGCGCTGCGCCTGCAGTACGACGAAGTGCAGATCGGAGACGTGAACACCGACATCCCGGCCGCGCTGGCCGACTTCATCCGCAAGGGGAAGGGCAAGCCGAAGCGCGTCTTCTGCACCTACACCTCAATGCTCGCCATCCGCCGTGAGCTGTCCAAAATCACCACAGTGGAGGTGGTCTCTTGA
- a CDS encoding type 1 glutamine amidotransferase, with product MTPDSAGTHASKGTIRVLQLYPRDMNIYGDWGNALVLQQRLKWHGYTPELLEYNVGDEFPDNVDIILGGGGQDSGQLVIQDDLQSRAGLLKGMAEDGTPMLLICGLYQLFGRFFKTRSGPVIPGIGVLDIETHGTDERLIGNVKVTTAEFGEVLGYENHSGQTTLGPGVEPLGTVAKGTGNNSSDGHEGARYRNIVASYLHGSLLPKNPALADFLIRTAVERKYGTFTPGEPDDRYAVLAREHAARRPR from the coding sequence TTGACCCCCGATTCGGCCGGAACGCACGCGTCCAAGGGCACCATCCGGGTCCTGCAGCTCTATCCGCGTGACATGAACATCTACGGTGACTGGGGCAATGCGCTGGTGCTGCAGCAGCGGCTGAAATGGCACGGATACACGCCGGAACTGCTCGAGTACAACGTGGGCGACGAGTTCCCGGACAACGTGGACATCATCCTTGGCGGCGGCGGCCAGGACAGCGGGCAGCTGGTCATCCAGGACGACCTGCAATCCCGGGCCGGGCTCCTCAAGGGGATGGCCGAGGACGGCACGCCCATGCTCCTCATCTGCGGCCTCTACCAGCTTTTCGGCCGCTTTTTCAAAACCCGCTCAGGCCCGGTCATTCCCGGCATCGGAGTCCTGGACATTGAAACCCACGGCACGGATGAGCGGCTGATCGGCAACGTCAAGGTCACCACCGCAGAGTTCGGGGAGGTGCTGGGCTACGAAAACCACAGCGGCCAGACCACCCTGGGACCCGGCGTCGAACCCCTGGGGACGGTGGCGAAGGGAACGGGCAACAACAGCAGCGACGGCCACGAGGGCGCACGGTACCGCAACATCGTGGCCAGCTACCTGCACGGTTCCCTGCTGCCCAAGAACCCGGCTCTCGCCGACTTTCTGATCCGGACCGCCGTCGAACGCAAGTACGGAACCTTCACTCCCGGCGAACCGGATGACCGCTACGCCGTCCTCGCCCGCGAGCACGCGGCCCGCCGCCCCCGCTAG
- the ruvC gene encoding crossover junction endodeoxyribonuclease RuvC, producing MTLRVLGIDPGLTRCGIGVVDVEKNRRATMVAVGVVGTSPEETLDQRLLVIALAVDDWLDRYEPDVLAVERVFSQMNVSTVMGVAQASGVVIAAAARRGIPVALHTPSEVKAAVTGSGSSNKDAVTKLVTKILRLDAPPRPADAADALALAITHAWRAGSGASIAGSSAGATRGSGNQSLTPAQRAWAEAEAKARRAR from the coding sequence GTGACGCTGCGCGTACTGGGCATCGACCCCGGACTGACCCGCTGCGGCATCGGCGTAGTCGACGTCGAAAAGAACCGCCGAGCCACAATGGTGGCAGTCGGCGTAGTGGGCACCTCCCCGGAGGAGACGCTCGACCAGCGGCTGCTGGTGATCGCCCTCGCCGTCGACGACTGGCTCGACCGCTATGAGCCGGACGTGCTGGCGGTGGAACGGGTGTTCTCGCAGATGAACGTCAGCACGGTCATGGGCGTGGCGCAGGCCTCCGGCGTCGTCATCGCCGCCGCTGCCCGGCGCGGCATACCGGTGGCGCTGCACACGCCGTCGGAGGTGAAGGCGGCCGTGACCGGCAGCGGCTCCTCGAACAAGGACGCGGTCACCAAGCTCGTCACCAAGATTCTCAGGCTGGACGCCCCGCCGCGGCCCGCGGACGCGGCGGATGCCCTGGCCCTTGCCATTACGCACGCCTGGCGGGCCGGCAGCGGTGCCTCGATAGCGGGCAGCAGTGCTGGCGCGACCCGCGGTTCAGGCAACCAGTCGCTGAC